One window from the genome of Rhinolophus ferrumequinum isolate MPI-CBG mRhiFer1 chromosome 10, mRhiFer1_v1.p, whole genome shotgun sequence encodes:
- the NACA gene encoding nascent polypeptide-associated complex subunit alpha isoform X2 yields the protein MPGEATETVPATEQELPQPQAETALLPVSSALRVTAALGQPEPTLPPPCSLAPQQCPLATPIQPSPFLSPSTIASTSFEAPSPQSFSETALPLGAAPDTPTFLPNLIGPPISPAALALASPMITPTLKGAHSSSAPLALVALAPHSVQKSSAYPPNPLSSPSAPVAESGSVTSLSAPIASSEPKTSPIQAPSQVAPTLKGTPIPPGTVSTIPSHLVTPLASVQSGVASCAQTSPATPLAVTSPQVKGSPVSSALTSPQNPVSLSLKGPLSPPTALPPSTQSVPMAPNVPPVFLTSLGSHPSPLHQSCLGSTVLSDPVVETVSVEHSSAGASYPAQRSVIPPLPSRNEVVPAAVAAFPVGAPPSPLALSADKGPSTITSIASYSPAASSDAVISSPLSPTASLILKGSPNATQKQPLVTQIPPASPGSPGLKEAPVSSFGVTSRVVTNPSTFSVAPSTFEVTTCVSPPISSGPISSKESVSHTALAVTPVAPKELPAPQITTTLGIPVSPLPVPKDPKSVPASVSVKLPTQKDLQTVPASLVGAPISPAQAGLPTKEDPILPPLSLAAPKNLPCPQSTSSSLEISLSPEVILAKKSLVEPLPVVKPASTTSPLGVTSPTSITKTDPYASPDSTSLLLKSSFTTTTATFPLESAATSGMAPTIAKGTSTLTTTACPFLEGAVSLPPKSHPAKKGTSTLPTLPLVPPTPESCPGAPAVTLSPQNVSVSPATLALASDISKSEPFPSLPPAGGTPQDVKKIDALSHSSQLAPIASSPEGCQPEDSGASLTSSSKGTYLADSPSPLGVSVSPQTKRPPTKKSSATSTLTLAPSVSKSVPAIPDTPAGNLLSPVSLIEASVLPEANLSFQAPKDSLVKKHFPTPAPREVPTPPVVAPPSPKGGPATASPKETPTSLAMTPSPPKGAPATPSPKKSTSTPPPKGTSTPSAVAPSSSKGGPTTPSPKETPKPPAVTPNPKGPPATLSLQDVPTPPTVALPSHKGVSATSSPKESPATPPSIGASAAPSPKATSTPSAAPPPSPKESPTTPAAKRAPATASPKEALAPLTATPSSPKGATVTPAPKKAPATTSPKEALAPLVATPSSPKGVPAPKESTATPTPKRPPAVASPKEASTPSAAPPSSLKGAPATPAPKAPYTSSAIAPPSPKESPTTPASKRAPATTSPKKAPTASAATPAPKGALATPPPKESPATPAPKGAHTPSTIAPPSPKESPATPAPKKAPAITSPKEAPTPSAVTPSSPKGAPITPAPKESPATPAPKRAPATASPKEAPTPSAVTPSSPKGAPVTPAPKESPATPAPKRAPATASPKEAPTPSAVTPSSPKGAPVTPAPKESPATPAPKRAPATASPKEAPTPSAVTPSSPKGAPITPAPKESPATPAPKRAPATASPKETPTPSAVTPSSKGAPVTPAPKEPSATASPKEAPTPSFVTPSSSKGAPVTPAPKRAPAAASPKEAPAPLTATPSSPKGAPITTSPKGAPATPAPKKAPGTASSKGAPTPSAVVSLVPKESPAPKRASAPKGAPNPSPVIPPLPKEEPASPSPKDSPTSPVSVTCSLGSNAPQASKGLSMKKGPTALKAALVAPASESAPVITAPTQKGPPAQKSSPPVCPDPSAKNGTKGPLSSVAPAPPLTVSPQKGTSPKTPKSHPISPLKGKDSFHSPKGPVAPPPESETFTPLTKAASEKVLPKAGSASLSAAPTPSVSLPPAPSPVPLLLPKQQPLPSSPGLVLESPCKPSAPADEDELPPLIPPEPISGGVPFQSVLVNMPTPKPAGIPVPTPSAKQPVLKNNKGSGTESDSDESVPELEEQDSTQATTQQAQLAAAAEIDEEPVSKAKQSRSEKKARKAMSKLGLRQVTGVTRVTIRKSKNILFVITKPDVYKSPASDTYIVFGEAKIEDLSQQAQLAAAEKFKVQGEAVSNIQENTQTPTVQEESEEEEVDETGVEVKDIELVMSQANVSRAKAVRALKNNSNDIVNAIMELTM from the exons ATGCCCGGTGAAGCCACAGAAACCGTTCCTGCTACAGAGCAGGAGTTGCCACAGCCGCAGGCTGAAACAG ctctgcttcctgtgtcttcagcCTTGCGTGTCACTGCTGCCTTAGGGCAGCCTGAACCTACCCTTCCCCCTCCTTGCTCCCTGGCCCCCCAACAGTGCCCTCTGGCAACCCCTATCCAGCCTTCcccattcctttctccctctACTATTGCCTCAACCTCCTTTGAAGCTCCTTCTCCCCAGTCATTCTCTGAGACAGCCCTGCCTTTGGGAGCCGCCCCTGACACCCCAACTTTCCTGCCAAACCTAATAGGGCCTCCCATCTCCCCAGCTGCCTTAGCTCTGGCCTCTCCCATGATAACTCCAACTCTGAAAGGTGCCCATTCCTCTTCAGCTCCCTTGGCTCTGGTGGCCTTGGCTCCCCACTCAGTTCAGAAAAGCTCTGCTTATCCACCTAACCCTCTTAGTTCACCTTCAGCTCCTGTGGCTGAGTCAGGGTCGGTGACATCTCTGTCAGCCCCCATTGCTTCCTCAGAGCCAAAGACCTCTCCTATTCAAGCTCCCTCTCAGGTAGCCCCTACTCTGAAAGGTACCCCCATCCCTCCCGGTACAGTCAGTACTATTCCTTCCCATCTCGTAACTCCCTTGGCCTCCGTTCAATCTGGAGTAGCTTCCTGTGCTCAGACCTCACCCGCCACTCCCCTAGCTGTCACTTCCCCTCAGGTCAAAGGCAGCCCTGTTTCCTCAGCTCTTACTTCTCCACAAAACCCTGTAAGCCTCAGCCTAAAGGGACCCCTTAGTCCACCTACTGCCTTACCTCCTTCAACCCAGTCTGTTCCTATGGCTCCCAATGTGCCCCCGGTTTTCCTCACTTCTCTGGGCTCTCATCCTTCACCTTTACATCAGAGCTGTCTTG GCTCTACTGTCCTGTCAGATCCTGTAGTGGAAACCGTTTCTGTAGAGCATTCTTCCGCAGGGGCCTCTTACCCTGCTCAGCGATCTGTgattcctccccttccttccagaAATGAGGTAGTTCCTGCTGCCGTGGCTGCTTTTCCAGTGGGGGCTCCACCTTCCCCCCTGGCTCTGTCTGCTGACAAAGGCCCTTCTACCATCACTAGCATCGCCTCCTACAGCCCTGCTGCCTCCTCCGATGCAGTGATCTCTTCTCCCTTATCTCCTACAGCCTCTCTCATTCTCAAAGGCTCTCCTAATGCCACTCAAAAACAGCCTTTGGTGACCCAGATTCCTCCTGCTTCTCCAGGGAGTCCAGGATTAAAAGAagctcctgtttcttcttttggagTCACCTCACGTGTGGTGACTAATCCCTCTACATTTTCTGTAGCACCGTCTACCTTTGAGGTCACTACTTGTGTCTCTCCTCCAATTTCATCAGGTCCCATAAGTAGTAAGGAATCAGTTTCCCATACTGCCTTGGCTGTGACACCTGTGGCTCCCAAAGAGCTTCCTGCTCCTCAAATAACAACCACTCTGGGGATACCGGTCTCTCCTCTGCCAGTCCCCAAGGACCCCAAAAGTGTCCCTGCTTCAGTGTCGGTAAAGTTGCCAACACAAAAAGATCTCCAGACTGTACCTGCCTCTCTTGTAGGAGCCCCTATTTCACCAGCCCAGGCAGGACTCCCTACCAAGGAAGACCCCATTCTACCACCATTGTCCCTGGCAGCCCCTAAAAATCTCCCCTGTCCCCAAAGTACATCATCTTCTCTGGAGATATCTCTTTCTCCTGAAGTCATCTTAGCAAAGAAAAGCCTCGTAGAGCCTCTGCCAGTAGTTAAGCCAGCCAGTACTACCTCTCCTCTGGGTGTTACTTCCCCAACCTCTATAACCAAGACAGATCCTTATGCAAGCCCAGACTCCACGAGTCTGCTTCTCAAAAGTTCTTTCACTACAACTACGGCTACATTTCCTTTGGAAAGTGCTGCCACTTCTGGGATGGCTCCTACAATTGCCAAAGGCACCTCCACTCTTACAACTACAGCCTGCCCTTTTCTAGAAGGAGCTGTCTCTTTACCTCCTAAAAGCCACCCAGCCAAGAAGGGTACTTCCACTCTTCCTACTTTACCTTTGGTTCCTCCTACCCCTGAAAGTTGCCCTGGGGCTCCAGCTGTGACTTTATCACCACAGaatgtttctgtttctccagCTACCTTGGCATTGGCTTCTGATATTTCCAAGTCTGagccttttccctctcttcccccagcTGGTGGTACTCCCCAGGATGTAAAGAAGATTGATGCCCTTTCTCATTCCTCACAATTGGCACCTATTGCTTCCTCTCCTGAAGGGTGCCAGCCTGAGGACTCTGGTGCTTCTCTTACTTCATCTTCCAAAGGAACTTACCTAGCTGACTCCCCATCTCCTTTAGGGGTTAGTGTGTCTCCTCAGACTAAAAGACCTCCAACCAAGAAGAGTTCAGCTACTTCTACCTTAACTCTTGCTCCTTCTGTTTCTAAAAGTGTACCTGCTATCCCTGATACTCCTGCTGGAAATCTCTTGTCCCCTGTTTCTCTAATTGAAGCTTCCGTTCTTCCAGAGGCCAATCTTTCTTTTCAAGCTCCGAAAGACTCACTGGTCAAGAAGCATTTCCCCACTCCAGCCCCCAGAGAGGTTCCTACTCCCCCTGTtgtggcccctccctcccccaaagggGGACCAGCAACCGCATCTCCTAAAGAGACCCCCACTTCTTTAGCTATGACTCCTTCTCCCCCAAAAGGAGCCCCAGCTACCCCATCCCCCAAAAAGTCCACATCTACCCCACCTCCCAAAGGGACCTCTACTCCCTCGGCTGTGGCTCCTTCCTCCTCAAAAGGGGGACCAACAACCCCATCCCCTAAAGAGACTCCCAAGCCCCCAGCTGTGACTCCCAACCCAAAAGGGCCCCCAGCAACTCTGTCCCTCCAAGACGTCCCCACTCCCCCAACTGTAGCTCTTCCTTCCCACAAAGGAGTCTCAGCAACTTCATCCCCCAAAGAGTCCCCAGCTACCCCACCCTCCATAGGGGCCTCAGCTGCTCCGTCTCCAAAAGCCACCTCCACTCCCTCAGCtgcacctcctccctcccccaaagaaTCCCCAACAACTCCAGCCGCCAAAAGAGCCCCAGCTACCGCATCTCCCAAAGAGGCCCTTGCTCCCTTAACTGCGACTCCTTCCTCTCCAAAAGGAGCCACAGTTACCCCAGCCCCCAAAAAAGCCCCAGCTACCACATCTCCCAAAGAGGCCCTAGCTCCCTTAGTTGCgactccttcctcccccaaagGAGTCCCAGCCCCCAAAGAGTCTACAGCAACTCCAACCCCCAAAAGACCTCCAGCTGTCGCATCTCCCAAAGAGGCTTCCACTCCCTCAGCTGCACCTCCTTCATCCCTCAAAGGAGCCCCAGCTACTCCAGCTCCCAAAGCCCCCTATACTTCCTCAGCTATagctcctccctctcccaaaGAATCACCAACAACTCCAGCCTCCAAAAGAGCCCCAGCGACCACCTCTCCCAAAAAGGCCCCCACTGCCTCAGCTGCAACTCCAGCCCCCAAGGGAGCCCTAGCTACCCCACCCCCTAAAGAGTCTCCAGCAACCCCAGCCCCCAAAGGGGCCCACACTCCCTCAACTAtagctcctccctcccccaaagaaTCCCCAGCAACCCCAGCCCCCAAAAAAGCCCCAGCTATCACATCTCCCAAAGAGGCCCCTACTCCCTCAGCTGTTACTCCTTCCTCCCCGAAAGGAGCCCCCATTACCCCAGCCCCCAAAGAGTCTCCAGCAACCCCGGCCCCCAAAAGAGCCCCAGCTACTGCATCTCCGAAAGAGGCCCCCACTCCCTCAGCTGTGACTCCTTCCTCTCCGAAAGGAGCCCCAGTTACCCCAGCCCCCAAAGAGTCTCCAGCAACCCCGGCCCCCAAAAGAGCCCCAGCTACCGCATCTCCGAAAGAGGCCCCCACTCCCTCAGCTGTGACTCCTTCCTCTCCGAAAGGAGCCCCAGTTACCCCAGCCCCCAAAGAGTCTCCAGCAACCCCGGCCCCCAAAAGAGCCCCAGCTACCGCATCTCCGAAAGAGGCCCCCACTCCCTCAGCTGTGACTCCTTCCTCTCCGAAAGGAGCCCCAATTACCCCAGCCCCCAAAGAGTCTCCAGCAACCCCAGCCCCCAAAAGAGCCCCAGCTACCGCATCTCCCAAAGAGACCCCCACTCCCTCAGCTGTGACTCCTTCCTCAAAAGGAGCCCCTGTTACCCCAGCCCCCAAAGAACCTTCAGCTACTGCATCTCCGAAAGAGGCCCCCACTCCCTCATTTGTGACTCCTTCCTCCTCAAAAGGAGCCCCAGTTACCCCAGCCCCCAAAAGAGCCCCAGCTGCCGCATCTCCCAAAGAGGCCCCTGCTCCCTTGACTGCGACTCCTTCATCCCCGAAAGGAGCCCCAATTACCACATCTCCCAAAGGGGCCCCAGCAACTCCAGCCCCCAAAAAAGCCCCAGGAACTGCGTCCTCCAAAGGGGCCCCTACTCCTTCAGCTGTGGTTTCTCTAGTCCCCAAAGAGTCTCCAGCCCCCAAAAGAGCCTCAGCCCCCAAGGGGGCCCCCAATCCCTCACCTGTAATTCCTCCTCTGCCCAAAGAGGAACCAGCAAGCCCATCCCCCAAAGACTCCCCTACTTCTCCCGTTTCAGTCACGTGTTCCTTGGGGTCCAATGCCCCTCAGGCATCTAAAGGGCTCTCAATGAAGAAAGGCCCCACAGCTCTCAAAGCAGCGCTTGTTGCCCCAGCTTCAGAAAGTGCACCAGTCATCACAGCTCCCACTCAGAAAGGTCCACCAGCCCAGAAGAGTTCACCTCCTGTGTGCCCAGATCCCTCGGCTAAGAATGGTACTAAAGGACCCCTTTCTTCAGTGGCTCCAGCCCCTCCACTGACAGTCTCTCCTCAGAAAGGCACTTCTCCAAAGACTCCAAAATCCCACCCTATTTCTCCCCTAAAAGGCAAAGATTCTTTTCATTCTCCAAAGGGTCCGGTGGCTCCTCCTCCTGAGTCTGAGACATTTACCCCTCTAACAAAAGCTGCCTCTGAGAAGGTCCTTCCTAAAGCTGGATCAGCATCTCTCTCTGCAGCACCCACCCCATCagtctctctgcctcctgctccctccccagtGCCCCTTCTGCTTCCTAAACAGCAACCTCTGCCGTCCTCACCTGGGCTGGTGCTGGAATCACCCTGTAAGCCCTCAGCCCCTGCTGATGAGGATGAGCTGCCGCCTCTGATTCCCCCGGAACCAATCTCGGGGGGAGTGCCTTTCCAGTCGGTCCTCGTCAACATGCCCACCCCCAAACCTGCTGGGATCCCTGTCCCAACCCCCTCTGCCAAGCAGCCTGTTCTGAAGAACAACAAGG GGTCTGGAACAGAATCTGACAGTGATGAATCAGTACCAGAGCTTGAGGAACAAGATTCCACACAGGCTACCACACAACAAGCCCAG TTGGCAGCAGCAGCTGAAATCGATGAAGAACCCGTCAGTAAAGCAAAACAGAGCCGGAGTGAAAAGAAGGCACGGAAG GCTATGTCCAAACTGGGTCTTCGACAGGTTACAGGGGTTACTAGGGTCACTATCCGGAAATCTAAGAATATCCTCTTTGTCATCACAAAACCAGATGTCTACAAGAGCCCAGCTTCAGATACCTACATAGTTTTCGGGGAAGCAAAG ATCGAGGATTTATCTCAGCAAGCACAGCTAGCAGCTGCTGAGAAATTCAAAGTTCAAGGTGAAGCTGTCTCAAACATTCAAGAAAACACGCAGACTCCAACTGTACAAGAGGAGAGCGAAGAGGAAGAG gtTGATGAAACAGGTGTGGAAGTTAAGGACATCGAATTGGTCATGTCACAAGCAAATGTGTCGAGAGCAAAGGCAGTCCGAGCCCTAAAGAACAACAGTAATGATATTGTAAATGCTATTATG GAATTAACGATGTAA